In the Chryseobacterium sp. MYb264 genome, one interval contains:
- a CDS encoding proline dehydrogenase family protein yields MPIFNDTKVAFADKSDAQLKKAYWMFKMIEQPSLTKIGTSVLNFTVHNDFPFVTGIVKNTLFEQFCGGETREESMKVVKQLFKRGVGSIFDYSIEGKEDEATFDAVCKEIKDIVRFSVGNPAIPFIVFKPTAFGRIDLYEAVGKNAELTSSQKEEWERVVKRFDEVCQLCYEHDKKVMVDAEETWMQDAADHLCEEMMEKYNQEKPIVWNTIQMYRTGRLQYMESHLQRAREKGYFIGYKIVRGAYMEKERARAAEKGYADPIQPTKDASDQNYNAGIDFVMNHLDKVSAFFGTHNEISSELVMDKMKGKNLETGNPHVYFGQLYGMSDNITFYLSDKGYNVAKYLPYGPVKDVVPYLTRRAQENTSVAGQTGRELGLIKKELERRKSSR; encoded by the coding sequence ATGCCCATTTTTAACGATACTAAAGTTGCATTCGCAGATAAATCTGATGCCCAGTTAAAGAAAGCGTATTGGATGTTCAAAATGATAGAACAGCCCTCACTTACGAAAATCGGAACTTCTGTTCTTAATTTCACCGTTCATAATGATTTTCCTTTCGTTACCGGAATTGTAAAAAATACTTTGTTTGAGCAGTTTTGCGGTGGCGAAACCCGGGAAGAAAGTATGAAAGTTGTTAAGCAGCTTTTCAAAAGAGGAGTTGGCAGCATTTTCGACTATTCAATTGAAGGAAAGGAAGATGAGGCAACTTTTGATGCTGTTTGCAAAGAGATCAAAGATATTGTAAGATTTTCTGTTGGAAATCCTGCTATTCCGTTTATCGTTTTTAAACCTACAGCTTTTGGTAGAATTGATTTGTATGAAGCAGTCGGAAAGAATGCTGAACTTACTTCAAGTCAAAAAGAAGAATGGGAGAGAGTCGTTAAGAGATTTGATGAAGTATGCCAGCTTTGTTATGAACATGATAAAAAAGTAATGGTAGATGCTGAAGAAACATGGATGCAGGATGCAGCAGACCATCTGTGTGAAGAGATGATGGAAAAGTATAATCAGGAAAAACCGATTGTCTGGAATACCATTCAGATGTACAGAACCGGACGTTTGCAGTATATGGAATCCCATTTGCAAAGAGCCAGGGAAAAAGGATATTTTATCGGCTATAAAATTGTTCGCGGCGCTTATATGGAAAAAGAAAGAGCCAGAGCTGCAGAAAAAGGATATGCAGATCCCATCCAGCCTACCAAAGATGCTTCAGATCAGAATTATAATGCGGGAATTGATTTCGTGATGAATCATCTCGATAAGGTTTCTGCGTTCTTCGGAACCCATAATGAGATCTCTTCTGAGCTCGTGATGGATAAAATGAAAGGTAAAAACCTGGAAACGGGTAATCCTCATGTCTACTTCGGGCAACTATATGGAATGAGTGATAATATCACCTTCTACTTGTCCGATAAAGGGTATAATGTAGCTAAATATCTTCCTTACGGACCTGTAAAAGATGTTGTGCCTTATCTTACCAGAAGAGCACAGGAAAACACTTCTGTGGCAGGACAAACGGGTCGAGAGCTGGGACTTATTAAAAAAGAGCTGGAAAGAAGAAAAAGCAGCAGATAA
- a CDS encoding UbiA family prenyltransferase: MNSEKETFQHKNIAKKSLFYRFSQFVGFLLGARFFVAALLTFALYVSTFFLFNQEESLRKFVFDFKVHGIIFCTVLTILAGGIINQFYDFEKDHLIKPFRTRIQSFIKQKYFLYAYVTLSVLSLGVAWFISHKVFVFFVVYQFFMWFYSHKLSRILILNNFTFVCLTLYPFFGMMVYYETFSMKLFLMAIFLFLILLCIDLVKDTLTRKVDETFGYTTIPNFFSKKTTKTVIISLLIFTMGVSMKLILKTGILGFMSYYFSGGLFVMVLCIYLLLNYSRKSKVLALSILRFWVFAGIIAMLLSGIEGNL, from the coding sequence ATGAATTCTGAAAAAGAAACTTTCCAACATAAAAATATTGCTAAAAAATCTCTATTTTACAGATTTTCACAATTCGTGGGCTTTCTTTTGGGAGCTCGCTTTTTCGTAGCGGCACTTCTAACTTTCGCTCTGTATGTTTCTACTTTTTTCCTGTTTAATCAGGAGGAGAGCTTAAGAAAATTCGTATTCGATTTTAAAGTTCACGGCATTATTTTCTGTACAGTGTTAACGATTTTGGCCGGAGGAATTATCAACCAGTTCTATGATTTTGAAAAAGATCATCTCATAAAGCCTTTCAGAACAAGAATTCAAAGTTTTATCAAGCAGAAATATTTCCTCTATGCCTATGTTACTCTAAGTGTACTCTCATTGGGGGTAGCGTGGTTTATTTCGCATAAAGTCTTTGTTTTTTTTGTGGTATATCAGTTTTTTATGTGGTTTTACAGCCATAAACTGAGCCGTATTTTAATTCTGAATAACTTTACTTTTGTCTGTCTTACACTGTATCCGTTCTTTGGAATGATGGTTTATTATGAAACTTTTTCAATGAAGCTCTTTCTGATGGCTATTTTTCTTTTCTTAATTCTTTTATGTATTGATTTGGTAAAAGATACTTTAACACGAAAAGTAGATGAAACATTTGGATATACAACAATCCCTAACTTTTTTAGTAAAAAGACAACAAAGACGGTTATTATTTCTCTACTGATCTTTACAATGGGCGTCTCGATGAAGCTCATTCTCAAAACGGGTATTCTGGGATTTATGTCTTATTACTTTTCGGGAGGTCTTTTCGTAATGGTTCTTTGCATTTATCTCCTTCTTAATTACTCAAGGAAGAGCAAAGTTTTGGCACTCAGTATTTTAAGGTTTTGGGTTTTTGCCGGGATTATCGCCATGCTTTTAAGTGGAATCGAAGGTAATTTGTAA
- a CDS encoding mevalonate kinase family protein encodes MTNPLFYAKIILFGEYGMIEDSQGLVVPYSFYKGTLKFSDSGSEFEKKSNGHLQKYSDFLANLQLPEDFILDVQKFKQDISDGLFFDSNIPQGYGVGSSGALVAAIFEKYSLKKHNPEAISKDNLKNLKAVFGEMESYFHGKSSGMDPLICYMNLPILIENRENLDKVSIPDGEQGKGAIFLIDSGITGETGPMIQIFFEKMKTEGFRKTLKEEFIRYNNACIDAFLKKDMNPFFRNLKKLSHWAYEHFSPMIPESIFNIWKKGLDSNAYYLKLCGSGGGGYILGFTKDYEKAEKMLDGFQKEVIYRF; translated from the coding sequence ATGACAAACCCTCTATTTTATGCTAAAATAATTCTGTTCGGAGAATACGGGATGATAGAAGATTCTCAGGGGCTTGTAGTTCCCTACAGCTTTTATAAGGGAACTTTAAAGTTTTCCGATTCCGGGTCAGAATTCGAGAAAAAATCTAACGGGCATTTGCAAAAATATTCAGACTTCCTGGCAAATTTGCAGTTGCCGGAAGATTTTATATTAGATGTACAAAAGTTCAAACAGGATATTTCAGACGGACTTTTCTTTGACTCCAACATTCCGCAAGGATATGGAGTTGGAAGTTCTGGAGCTTTGGTAGCTGCCATTTTTGAAAAATATTCATTAAAAAAGCATAATCCTGAAGCAATTTCTAAAGATAATTTAAAGAATTTAAAGGCTGTTTTTGGCGAAATGGAAAGCTATTTCCATGGAAAAAGCTCAGGAATGGATCCTTTAATCTGCTATATGAACCTGCCGATTCTTATCGAAAATAGAGAGAATTTAGATAAAGTTTCAATTCCTGACGGTGAGCAGGGAAAAGGAGCAATTTTCTTGATCGATTCCGGAATTACCGGGGAAACAGGCCCGATGATTCAGATTTTCTTTGAAAAAATGAAAACAGAAGGTTTCAGAAAAACATTAAAAGAGGAATTTATCCGTTATAACAACGCATGTATCGATGCTTTCCTTAAAAAAGATATGAATCCTTTCTTCAGAAATCTAAAAAAACTTTCACATTGGGCATACGAACATTTCAGTCCGATGATCCCGGAAAGTATTTTTAACATCTGGAAAAAAGGGTTGGATTCTAATGCTTATTATTTAAAACTTTGCGGAAGCGGAGGTGGTGGCTATATTTTAGGCTTTACTAAAGATTATGAAAAAGCAGAAAAAATGCTGGACGGTTTCCAAAAAGAGGTGATCTATAGATTCTAA
- a CDS encoding MFS transporter produces the protein MSEIENQQTQHIKNNPKIMKAWAVYDWANSVYSLVITSTIFPIYYSILTTAYEKKEYVEETKSWIDVPVRHLIKIFGKEYQPDAVYGYSLTISFFIVVLLSPFLSSLADTIGNKKSFLQFFCYLGATSCMGLAMFTGMHNVFLGLLFSITASVGFWGSLVFYNSFLPDIATRDKQDALSAKGYVYGYIGSVVLVVICLLLIQVFAKGAAQQLLFTRISFLLTGAWWFGFSQYTFKHLPQFGDVKEKLPKDLVLLNYKNIFKKHEEQGGFFEVLKDNLSFYKDIAKESFHELFRAGNLLFKDRNLKFFLSSFFFYSVGMQTIFLMATLFGKSEINLAQDKLIGTLLVIQIEAIIGAVIFSRLSRKIGNKNVISIAIFLWIIACLWAYFLNKENPTVEYQFYGVAAVVGLVMGGLQAMSRSTYSKLLPEDSMENTTFFSFYDVLEKIAIIVGTFIFATLIEHFNNMRYAALSMTIFFAVGLVLIRFLKVKMMKDRDTL, from the coding sequence ATGTCTGAAATTGAGAATCAACAAACTCAACACATAAAGAATAATCCAAAGATCATGAAGGCGTGGGCGGTTTACGACTGGGCCAACTCCGTGTACTCTTTGGTCATTACTTCTACTATTTTCCCGATTTACTATTCCATTCTTACCACAGCGTATGAAAAAAAGGAATATGTGGAAGAAACAAAATCCTGGATCGATGTACCGGTAAGACATCTGATTAAGATCTTCGGAAAAGAATATCAGCCGGACGCAGTGTATGGGTATTCACTAACGATCTCTTTCTTTATCGTTGTTTTACTTTCTCCTTTTCTATCGTCTTTGGCAGATACCATAGGGAATAAAAAATCTTTCCTCCAGTTCTTCTGCTATTTGGGAGCAACATCATGTATGGGATTAGCGATGTTTACCGGAATGCATAACGTCTTTTTAGGATTGCTGTTCAGCATAACGGCGAGTGTCGGGTTCTGGGGAAGTCTGGTATTTTATAATTCTTTTTTACCCGATATCGCTACGAGAGATAAGCAGGATGCACTTTCTGCAAAAGGATATGTTTACGGATATATAGGCTCCGTTGTTTTAGTGGTGATCTGTTTACTTCTAATCCAGGTTTTTGCAAAAGGGGCGGCACAGCAGTTATTGTTTACAAGAATCAGCTTTTTGCTTACTGGAGCCTGGTGGTTCGGGTTTTCTCAGTATACCTTTAAACATCTTCCTCAGTTTGGGGATGTGAAAGAAAAATTACCGAAAGATCTGGTATTGTTAAATTATAAAAATATCTTTAAAAAACACGAGGAGCAGGGCGGTTTTTTCGAGGTATTAAAAGATAATCTAAGCTTTTATAAAGACATTGCGAAAGAAAGTTTTCATGAACTTTTCAGAGCGGGAAATTTACTGTTTAAAGATCGGAATCTAAAATTTTTTCTTTCAAGTTTCTTCTTTTATAGTGTAGGAATGCAGACTATTTTCCTCATGGCAACCTTATTTGGAAAGAGCGAGATCAATCTGGCTCAGGATAAATTGATAGGTACTTTACTGGTTATTCAGATCGAAGCTATTATCGGAGCTGTAATTTTCTCAAGACTTTCAAGAAAAATAGGAAATAAAAACGTGATCTCTATTGCTATTTTTTTATGGATTATAGCCTGTTTATGGGCCTATTTCCTTAACAAAGAAAATCCGACGGTAGAGTACCAATTTTATGGAGTTGCAGCGGTTGTCGGACTGGTAATGGGAGGGCTTCAGGCCATGTCAAGATCTACCTATTCCAAGCTTCTTCCCGAAGACTCAATGGAAAACACAACGTTCTTCAGTTTCTATGATGTGTTGGAAAAGATTGCCATTATTGTGGGAACATTCATCTTTGCAACTCTGATTGAACATTTTAATAACATGCGCTATGCCGCATTGTCGATGACCATTTTCTTCGCAGTAGGACTGGTGCTCATCCGCTTTCTTAAAGTCAAAATGATGAAAGACAGAGATACATTATAA
- a CDS encoding acetyl-CoA C-acyltransferase: protein MKEVFIVSAIRTPMGSFLGSLSTVPATKLGSVAVKGALDKIGLDPKNVQEIYMGNVLQAGEGQAPARQVALGAGLSIETPSTTVNKVCASGMKAVTMAAQAIKAGDAEVIVAGGMENMSSVPHYYKARNATKLGDVKMLDGMVLDGLTDVYNKVHMGVCAEKCATDYNITREDQDNFAIESYKRSAKAWSEGKFADEVVPVSIPQRKGEPIIFAEDEEYKAVNFDRLPTLPTVFKKEDGTVTAANASTLNDGASALILVSKEKMEELGLKPLAKIISYADAAQEPENFTTAPAKALPIALKKANLELTDIDFFEFNEAFSVVGLANNQILKLDASKVNVNGGAVALGHPLGSSGSRIIVTLINVLKQNGGKYGAAAICNGGGGASAIVIENI, encoded by the coding sequence ATGAAAGAAGTATTCATCGTTTCCGCAATAAGAACTCCTATGGGAAGTTTTCTGGGAAGCTTATCAACCGTTCCGGCTACAAAGTTAGGTTCCGTTGCAGTAAAAGGAGCATTAGACAAGATTGGTTTAGACCCTAAAAATGTTCAGGAAATCTATATGGGCAATGTATTGCAGGCGGGCGAAGGACAAGCTCCAGCTCGTCAGGTTGCTTTAGGGGCCGGACTTTCTATTGAAACGCCTTCTACTACGGTAAATAAAGTTTGTGCTTCAGGAATGAAAGCCGTTACGATGGCGGCACAGGCTATCAAAGCTGGTGATGCAGAGGTAATTGTAGCCGGAGGTATGGAAAATATGTCTTCAGTTCCTCATTATTATAAGGCAAGAAACGCAACGAAATTGGGCGATGTGAAAATGCTTGACGGAATGGTTCTTGACGGTCTTACAGACGTTTACAACAAAGTTCACATGGGCGTTTGCGCAGAAAAATGTGCGACAGATTATAATATTACAAGAGAAGATCAGGACAATTTTGCCATTGAATCTTACAAAAGATCAGCAAAAGCATGGAGCGAAGGGAAATTTGCCGATGAGGTAGTTCCTGTGTCTATTCCTCAGAGAAAAGGAGAACCAATCATTTTCGCTGAAGATGAAGAATATAAAGCGGTAAACTTCGACAGATTACCAACATTACCAACAGTTTTCAAAAAAGAAGACGGAACGGTAACCGCTGCCAATGCTTCTACATTAAATGACGGAGCTTCTGCGTTGATCCTTGTTTCTAAAGAAAAAATGGAAGAATTAGGATTAAAGCCTTTAGCAAAGATCATTTCTTATGCTGATGCGGCTCAGGAGCCTGAAAACTTCACAACAGCACCGGCAAAAGCTTTGCCTATCGCCCTTAAAAAAGCAAACTTAGAACTGACGGACATCGATTTCTTTGAATTCAATGAAGCTTTTTCAGTGGTAGGTCTTGCCAATAATCAGATCCTGAAACTGGATGCTTCTAAAGTAAACGTGAACGGTGGAGCAGTGGCTCTTGGTCACCCACTGGGAAGTTCAGGTTCAAGAATTATCGTGACTTTGATCAATGTATTGAAGCAAAACGGTGGTAAATACGGTGCCGCAGCTATCTGTAACGGAGGTGGAGGTGCTTCTGCGATCGTGATTGAAAATATATAA
- a CDS encoding MFS transporter codes for MNLKLRLTILSFLQFAVWGAYLTSMGNYLGSVGLGSKIGLFYAMQGIVSIFMPALMGIIADRWIQAQRLLGICHLLAAGFLSAAGYYGMAAGAHVEFSKLFLLYSLSVMFYMPTIALSNSVAYTVLVNNNFDTIKAFPPIRTFGTVGFICAMLFVDFTGYQNNYSQFFVSGVLGVALFLYSFTLPECPTNKSNEKKSLYDALGLKAFSLFKDKKMAVFFIFSMLLGVSLQITNGYANPFITSFKDIPSFNNSWGANHANALISLSQVSETVCILLIPFFLKRFGIKKVMLMAMFAWVLRFGLFGLGNPGGGVWMFILSMIVYGIAFDFFNVSGSLFVDKETDKSIRSSAQGVFMMMTNGFGATIGMLGAQEVVNHYVFSQTDPTLQLQGWQTSWYIFAGYALIVTILFAFIFKHKHNPEEVSAIKH; via the coding sequence ATGAATTTAAAACTACGACTTACCATCCTGAGCTTTCTTCAGTTTGCGGTTTGGGGAGCATATTTAACCTCTATGGGGAATTATTTAGGCTCAGTGGGATTAGGGTCTAAAATTGGACTTTTCTATGCCATGCAGGGGATTGTTTCTATTTTTATGCCTGCCTTAATGGGGATTATTGCAGATAGATGGATACAGGCTCAGAGATTACTGGGGATCTGTCATCTTCTGGCAGCCGGTTTCCTGTCCGCCGCCGGGTATTACGGAATGGCCGCGGGAGCTCATGTAGAATTTTCTAAACTATTTCTTCTGTATAGTTTAAGTGTGATGTTCTATATGCCAACGATAGCGCTTTCAAACTCAGTTGCTTATACGGTGCTTGTTAATAATAATTTTGACACCATTAAAGCATTTCCGCCAATTCGTACCTTTGGAACTGTAGGTTTCATTTGTGCAATGCTATTTGTAGATTTTACAGGATATCAAAATAACTATTCTCAGTTTTTTGTTTCCGGCGTACTGGGAGTTGCATTATTTCTGTATTCCTTTACCCTTCCTGAATGTCCTACCAATAAAAGCAATGAAAAGAAGAGTCTTTATGATGCTTTAGGATTAAAGGCTTTCAGTTTATTCAAAGATAAAAAGATGGCTGTTTTCTTTATCTTTTCAATGTTACTCGGAGTGTCTCTGCAGATCACAAACGGGTATGCTAATCCATTTATCACAAGTTTTAAAGATATTCCTTCCTTTAATAATTCATGGGGGGCTAACCATGCCAATGCACTGATTTCCCTTTCTCAGGTTTCTGAAACGGTCTGCATTCTTTTAATTCCTTTTTTCTTAAAAAGGTTCGGTATTAAAAAAGTAATGCTGATGGCTATGTTTGCATGGGTGCTTAGATTTGGACTCTTCGGTCTTGGAAATCCAGGGGGGGGAGTATGGATGTTTATTTTATCAATGATCGTATATGGAATTGCATTTGACTTTTTCAATGTTTCAGGATCATTATTTGTAGATAAAGAAACAGATAAAAGCATCCGTTCAAGTGCACAGGGTGTTTTTATGATGATGACGAACGGTTTTGGGGCCACTATCGGTATGCTGGGTGCTCAGGAAGTTGTTAATCACTATGTATTTTCGCAGACGGATCCCACTTTACAGCTTCAGGGCTGGCAAACCTCTTGGTATATTTTTGCAGGGTATGCTCTCATTGTCACCATTCTGTTTGCTTTCATTTTCAAACACAAGCATAATCCCGAAGAAGTTTCTGCCATAAAGCATTAA
- a CDS encoding bifunctional nuclease family protein, with protein MDYKQLIIRGISYSQTQSGAYALLLEHEETHIKLPVVIGNFEAQSISLGLEKDIHPPRPLTHDLFTKFITSTNFELVSVIIYQIVDGVFFSNINFKNKANEEELILDARTSDAVAMAVRFDAPIFTTQQVLNEAGILLELEDVAKEEQSFSETVQAEDSLTSISMEELQKLLDEAVKEEDYDTALEIQEEIKRRKKKID; from the coding sequence ATGGATTATAAACAGTTAATTATTCGCGGAATATCGTACAGCCAGACCCAATCAGGGGCGTACGCATTGTTATTGGAACATGAAGAAACTCATATAAAATTACCTGTTGTTATAGGAAATTTCGAAGCTCAATCCATTTCTCTTGGTCTGGAGAAGGATATTCATCCGCCGCGACCACTTACGCACGACTTATTTACAAAATTTATTACCTCTACCAATTTTGAATTGGTTTCAGTTATCATTTATCAGATTGTTGATGGCGTTTTCTTTTCCAACATCAATTTTAAGAATAAAGCCAATGAGGAAGAATTGATTCTTGATGCGAGAACTTCAGATGCTGTGGCCATGGCCGTGAGATTTGATGCTCCTATTTTTACCACTCAGCAGGTGCTGAATGAGGCAGGTATTCTTTTGGAACTGGAGGACGTCGCAAAAGAAGAGCAGTCTTTTTCAGAAACCGTACAGGCCGAGGACAGTTTAACATCCATTTCTATGGAAGAACTTCAGAAATTACTCGATGAAGCTGTAAAGGAGGAAGACTATGATACCGCTTTAGAAATTCAGGAAGAAATAAAAAGGAGAAAAAAGAAAATTGATTAA
- a CDS encoding electron transfer flavoprotein subunit alpha/FixB family protein yields the protein MAVFVYAENINGVYKKAAFEAVSYAKAVADQAGDTVTAITVNPTDSSDLLYKYGASNVINIKDEGLKNFSAKAYAQAVSEVANGNVIVFPHTTDASSIAPMLAIMNGSSLITNVLEAPESLSPFQVKRKAFSGKGFMHAKSEGAAVILTVSQNAFGVKENTVSGSEEVKNLSVANEDTKVISHEQSSGKLDLKEAEIVVSAGRGLKGPENWGMIEELANVLGAATACSKPVSDIGWRPHNEHVGQTGKAISPNLYIAVGISGAIQHLAGVNSSKTIVVINSDAEAPFFKSADYGVVGDAFQIIPALTEKIKALKG from the coding sequence ATGGCAGTATTCGTATACGCAGAAAATATAAACGGAGTTTACAAAAAAGCAGCTTTTGAGGCAGTTTCTTATGCTAAAGCGGTGGCAGATCAGGCAGGTGATACCGTTACGGCAATTACCGTAAACCCTACAGATTCTTCAGATTTATTATACAAATATGGAGCGTCTAACGTAATCAATATCAAAGATGAAGGTCTTAAAAATTTCTCGGCTAAGGCTTATGCCCAGGCTGTAAGTGAAGTGGCAAACGGCAATGTCATCGTTTTCCCTCACACCACAGATGCCTCTTCAATTGCTCCTATGCTGGCAATCATGAACGGATCTTCTTTAATTACAAATGTTCTGGAAGCTCCGGAAAGTCTTTCTCCGTTCCAGGTGAAAAGAAAAGCTTTCTCAGGAAAAGGTTTCATGCATGCAAAATCTGAAGGAGCTGCAGTTATCTTAACCGTATCTCAAAATGCTTTTGGTGTTAAAGAAAATACAGTTTCAGGTTCTGAAGAGGTAAAAAACCTATCCGTTGCTAATGAAGACACAAAAGTGATTTCTCACGAGCAGAGTTCCGGAAAATTAGATTTAAAAGAAGCTGAGATTGTAGTTTCTGCAGGTAGAGGATTAAAGGGTCCTGAAAACTGGGGAATGATCGAAGAATTAGCAAACGTGTTAGGTGCTGCTACTGCTTGTTCTAAGCCAGTTTCAGACATCGGTTGGAGACCTCACAATGAGCACGTGGGACAAACGGGTAAAGCCATTTCTCCAAACCTTTACATTGCGGTTGGTATTTCAGGAGCTATCCAGCATTTGGCTGGGGTCAACTCTTCTAAAACTATCGTAGTTATCAACAGTGATGCAGAAGCACCGTTCTTCAAATCGGCAGATTACGGAGTTGTGGGAGATGCTTTCCAGATCATTCCTGCATTAACGGAAAAAATCAAAGCACTTAAAGGATAA
- a CDS encoding electron transfer flavoprotein subunit beta/FixA family protein, whose protein sequence is MKILVCISSVPDTTSKINFTADKSAFDKNGIQWVINPLDEFALTKAIKLQESQGATVTVINVGDTATEPVIRKALAIGANDGVRVNLDPKDSYSTAKEIAAVAQNGGYDLILCGKESIDYNGGSVPGMVAQLLNQPFVNASVGLDVNGNEATAVREIEGGKETISVKLPAVIAGQKGLVDEKDLIIPNMRGIMSARTKPLQVVEPTSSEVKVQGVSYDSVPPRAAVKLVAADNLDELVRLLHEEAKVI, encoded by the coding sequence ATGAAAATATTAGTTTGTATCAGTAGTGTTCCGGATACTACTTCCAAAATCAACTTTACTGCAGATAAGTCTGCATTCGACAAAAATGGAATCCAGTGGGTAATCAATCCTTTAGATGAGTTTGCTTTAACAAAAGCAATCAAACTTCAGGAATCACAGGGAGCTACCGTTACCGTTATCAATGTAGGAGATACTGCTACAGAGCCCGTTATCAGAAAGGCATTGGCAATCGGTGCTAACGATGGAGTAAGAGTAAATCTTGATCCTAAAGACAGCTATTCTACCGCAAAAGAAATCGCTGCTGTTGCTCAAAATGGCGGATATGACTTAATTCTTTGTGGTAAAGAATCGATCGATTATAACGGTGGTTCTGTTCCGGGGATGGTTGCTCAGCTGTTAAACCAACCTTTTGTCAATGCGTCTGTTGGTCTTGACGTAAACGGAAATGAAGCCACTGCAGTAAGAGAAATTGAAGGCGGAAAAGAAACTATTTCAGTGAAATTACCGGCTGTAATTGCTGGTCAGAAAGGATTGGTAGACGAAAAAGATTTGATTATTCCGAACATGAGAGGGATTATGTCTGCAAGAACAAAACCTTTGCAGGTAGTAGAGCCTACTTCCTCTGAAGTAAAAGTTCAGGGTGTTTCTTATGACAGTGTACCGCCAAGAGCTGCTGTGAAATTGGTTGCTGCAGATAACTTGGATGAATTGGTAAGATTACTTCACGAAGAGGCAAAAGTAATTTAA
- a CDS encoding SDR family oxidoreductase: MIENKVAYITGGTKGVGFGIAKILLENGVSVAFSGRKREDVEKAEQDLKQYSENVLGIVSDVRSLESEGEAVQYITEKFGRLDFVIANAGLGIFKPVDQLSAEEWNDMIETNLTGVFYTLKASVEELKKTEGYYITISSLAGANFFENGTGYNASKFGVVGFTQAAMIDLRKYNIKSTVIMPGSVATNFNGNIPSEKDAWKIQPEDMGNLVLDILKMNPRVLPSKIEFRATQPGK; the protein is encoded by the coding sequence ATGATAGAAAATAAAGTTGCCTATATAACAGGAGGAACTAAGGGTGTTGGTTTCGGTATTGCGAAGATTTTATTGGAAAACGGTGTTTCAGTCGCATTTTCCGGGAGAAAAAGAGAGGATGTAGAGAAAGCTGAACAGGATTTAAAACAATATTCTGAAAATGTTTTAGGGATTGTGTCTGATGTCAGAAGCCTGGAAAGTGAAGGAGAAGCGGTACAATACATTACAGAAAAATTCGGAAGACTGGATTTTGTAATTGCCAATGCCGGATTGGGAATTTTCAAGCCTGTGGATCAACTTTCTGCGGAAGAATGGAATGATATGATCGAAACCAATTTAACAGGTGTTTTCTATACTTTAAAAGCCTCCGTGGAAGAATTAAAAAAGACAGAAGGGTATTATATCACCATTTCCAGTCTCGCAGGTGCTAATTTCTTTGAAAACGGAACAGGCTATAATGCTTCAAAATTCGGAGTCGTAGGCTTTACACAGGCGGCAATGATCGATCTTAGAAAATATAATATTAAATCTACTGTGATTATGCCCGGTTCGGTGGCAACCAATTTCAACGGAAATATTCCTTCAGAAAAAGATGCCTGGAAGATTCAGCCCGAAGATATGGGGAATCTGGTATTGGATATTTTAAAAATGAATCCGAGAGTTCTGCCTAGTAAAATTGAGTTTAGAGCCACGCAACCAGGTAAATAA
- a CDS encoding T9SS type A sorting domain-containing protein, translating into MGNFRDFCKKKSLSIYSNPVSDYLHIKSDSKVTKTRIFDMLGRKVDAISAKDQINVTYLQPGNYILELEKKRGYDF; encoded by the coding sequence ATTGGCAACTTCCGAGACTTCTGCAAAAAAAAGTCACTGTCGATTTATTCAAATCCGGTATCAGATTATTTACACATCAAATCGGATTCAAAAGTAACTAAAACGCGCATTTTCGATATGCTGGGAAGAAAAGTAGATGCGATTTCTGCTAAAGATCAAATCAATGTAACCTATCTTCAACCCGGAAATTATATCCTAGAACTTGAAAAAAAAAGAGGGTATGACTTCTAA
- a CDS encoding T9SS type A sorting domain-containing protein, translating into MAKQPLLIKIQSVSIIDISGKAAKTVLPQDKKDKISINFSELPTGSYILIINTEKGKFSKKIIKE; encoded by the coding sequence TTGGCCAAGCAACCACTACTTATTAAAATACAGTCTGTAAGTATTATTGATATATCTGGAAAAGCTGCAAAAACAGTTTTACCTCAAGATAAAAAAGATAAAATATCTATCAACTTTTCCGAATTGCCAACAGGTAGTTACATTTTAATTATCAACACGGAAAAGGGTAAGTTTAGCAAAAAAATTATTAAAGAATAA